Proteins from a genomic interval of Psychrobacter fulvigenes:
- a CDS encoding F0F1 ATP synthase subunit epsilon, translated as MATFQCRVVSAREELYSGEISMLIATGTEGEVGVLAGHTPLITLLKPGAMRVQTPDGEEEVIYVSGGVLEIQPKMVTVLADTAVRASNLDESKIIQARKKAEQMLVNQSDTVHTNAALASLAESVAQLQTIRKYKNRA; from the coding sequence ATGGCAACGTTTCAATGTCGCGTCGTAAGTGCCCGTGAAGAGCTGTATTCAGGGGAAATTAGCATGTTGATCGCTACGGGTACTGAAGGCGAAGTCGGTGTACTAGCAGGTCATACACCGCTCATTACTTTGCTCAAACCTGGCGCGATGCGTGTGCAAACACCAGATGGCGAAGAAGAAGTTATCTACGTATCAGGTGGTGTGCTTGAGATACAGCCAAAGATGGTGACCGTACTGGCAGATACTGCAGTACGTGCGAGCAATCTTGATGAAAGCAAAATCATTCAGGCACGCAAAAAAGCTGAGCAAATGCTCGTGAACCAGTCTGATACGGTTCATACCAATGCGGCATTAGCATCATTGGCCGAGTCAGTAGCACAGCTACAAACCATTCGTAAATATAAAAACCGTGCTTAA
- the atpB gene encoding F0F1 ATP synthase subunit A, which yields MAAEQSSTDYISHHLTNWTYGYLPGEGWKVAYTAEEAGQMGFNAIHLDSMLWSIGLGILFCWFFWKVAKKVTSDVPSKTQAAVEMIVEFVDNSVRESYSGTSKLIAPLALTIFVWIWLMNLMDLMPIDFIPGLAGQIGAAMGAGGGDPHHVFFKIVPTTDPNITLGMAFSVFALIIGYSIKEKGIGGFLAELTLHPFSSNNIILKIILIPVNFILEVVTLIAKPISLGLRLFGNMYAGELVFILIALMPFWIQWALSVPWAIFHILIITLQAFIFMMLTIIYLSLASSTEH from the coding sequence ATGGCAGCCGAACAATCATCAACAGATTATATCTCTCACCATTTAACCAATTGGACCTATGGCTATCTGCCTGGCGAAGGCTGGAAGGTTGCCTATACCGCAGAAGAAGCGGGACAGATGGGCTTTAATGCTATCCATCTTGACTCTATGCTATGGTCAATCGGTCTAGGTATCTTATTCTGCTGGTTCTTCTGGAAGGTGGCGAAAAAAGTGACCTCAGATGTGCCAAGCAAGACTCAAGCAGCGGTTGAGATGATTGTCGAGTTCGTCGATAATAGCGTGCGCGAGTCTTATAGCGGTACTTCAAAGCTAATAGCACCTCTAGCGTTAACCATCTTCGTCTGGATTTGGTTAATGAACTTGATGGATTTAATGCCTATCGACTTCATCCCAGGTTTGGCTGGCCAGATCGGTGCTGCGATGGGAGCGGGTGGAGGTGATCCACATCACGTCTTTTTCAAAATTGTACCTACAACTGATCCTAACATTACCCTAGGTATGGCTTTTTCAGTTTTCGCACTGATTATCGGTTATAGCATTAAAGAAAAAGGTATCGGTGGATTTCTCGCTGAACTGACGCTACATCCATTTAGCTCGAATAATATTATATTGAAAATTATCTTAATCCCTGTCAACTTCATCCTAGAAGTCGTGACTTTGATTGCAAAACCAATTTCACTTGGCTTACGTCTGTTCGGTAACATGTATGCTGGTGAGTTGGTATTTATTTTGATTGCCTTGATGCCATTCTGGATTCAGTGGGCACTATCAGTACCATGGGCTATCTTCCATATTTTAATTATTACCCTTCAAGCGTTCATTTTTATGATGCTGACGATAATTTACTTATCATTAGCTTCGTCAACTGAACATTAA
- a CDS encoding response regulator — MTEEDNTPRILIIEDDERLAMLTQDYLVKNGLEVAIETDGNRAIRRIVNEQPDLVVLDVMLPGSDGLTVCREVRPHYQNPILMLTARTEDMDQVLGLEMGADDYVAKPAQPRVLLARIRALLRRSENAPSEDVPQRLEFGELVIDNGGRSVTLSDELVDFTSAEYDLLWLLASNAGRILSREDIFERLRGIEYDGQDRSIDVRISRIRPKIGDDPENPKRIKTVRSKGYLFVKEGN; from the coding sequence ATGACAGAAGAAGACAACACCCCGCGAATTTTAATTATTGAAGATGATGAGCGTCTGGCCATGTTGACGCAAGATTATTTGGTCAAAAATGGTTTGGAAGTGGCGATTGAAACTGACGGTAATCGTGCAATTCGTCGTATCGTTAATGAACAGCCAGATTTAGTGGTGCTTGATGTCATGCTTCCTGGTAGTGATGGTCTCACTGTCTGCCGTGAGGTACGTCCACATTACCAAAACCCAATCTTGATGCTGACTGCACGTACAGAAGATATGGATCAGGTGCTAGGACTTGAGATGGGTGCTGATGATTATGTCGCCAAACCCGCTCAGCCACGTGTATTGCTTGCACGTATTCGTGCGTTATTACGTCGTTCAGAAAACGCGCCATCAGAAGACGTCCCTCAGCGCTTAGAGTTTGGCGAGTTGGTTATTGACAATGGTGGTCGTTCAGTCACGCTTAGTGATGAGTTGGTTGACTTTACCAGTGCTGAATATGACTTGCTATGGCTGCTTGCTTCTAATGCGGGTCGTATCTTGTCACGTGAAGATATCTTTGAGCGTCTGCGCGGTATTGAGTATGACGGACAAGATCGCTCTATCGACGTGCGTATTTCACGCATCCGCCCGAAAATCGGTGATGATCCAGAGAATCCAAAACGTATTAAAACCGTCCGTAGTAAAGGCTATTTGTTCGTCAAAGAAGGCAATTAA
- a CDS encoding ATP synthase subunit I, with protein sequence MTKPAKRTQKDKIGLYIKRQAWILFILIVSVSMLDIVWLHSELIVAKSTALGALLSFTSQAIFAAFVFWYTGYRARRHIVSQLYRGQMVKWLLTVFGFALIFITIRPLSAPALFIGFIVMQISHSWMLMYVR encoded by the coding sequence ATGACCAAGCCTGCCAAACGCACGCAAAAAGATAAAATAGGCCTCTACATCAAACGCCAAGCGTGGATACTGTTTATCCTGATTGTTAGCGTTTCGATGCTAGATATTGTTTGGCTGCATAGTGAGCTGATTGTAGCAAAAAGCACCGCTCTTGGTGCTTTGTTAAGCTTTACTTCTCAAGCAATATTTGCAGCATTTGTCTTTTGGTATACTGGCTATCGCGCGCGCCGACATATTGTCAGCCAGCTATATCGTGGTCAGATGGTCAAATGGCTACTGACGGTGTTTGGCTTTGCACTAATTTTTATTACCATACGACCTCTGTCTGCGCCTGCGCTGTTCATCGGTTTTATAGTAATGCAGATTAGCCACAGTTGGATGTTGATGTACGTACGTTAG
- the atpD gene encoding F0F1 ATP synthase subunit beta: MNSGRIVQIIGAVIDVEFNRDEVPQIYDALQVDGTETTLEVQQQLGDGIVRTIAMGSTEGLKRNLPVTNTGAPISVPVGVGTLGRIMDVLGRPIDEEGPVPTEERWSIHREAPSYAEQSNSTELLETGIKVIDLLCPFAKGGKVGLFGGAGVGKTVNMMELINNIALKHEGLSVFAGVGERTREGNDFYHEMQEAGVVNTEDFSKSKVAMVYGQMNEPPGNRLRVALSGLTMAEYFRDTKDPETGKGRDVLLFVDNIYRYTLAGTEVSALLGRMPSAVGYQPTLAEEMGLLQERITSTQSGSITSVQAVYVPADDLTDPSPATTFAHLDATVVLSRDIASQGIYPAVDPLDSTSRQLDPLVIGEELYNVARGVQEVLQRYKELKDIIAILGMDELSEEDKLVVYRARKIQRFLSQPFHVAEVFTGAPGKYVSLRDTIASFKAIIAGEYDDLPEQAFYMAGGIDEVVAKAEKMKAASA, translated from the coding sequence ATGAATAGCGGTCGTATTGTACAGATCATTGGCGCGGTTATTGACGTTGAATTCAACCGTGACGAAGTACCTCAGATTTATGATGCCCTGCAAGTAGATGGTACCGAAACCACCCTAGAAGTACAGCAACAGCTAGGTGACGGTATCGTACGTACTATCGCAATGGGCTCAACAGAAGGCCTGAAACGTAACCTTCCAGTTACCAATACTGGCGCTCCTATCTCAGTGCCTGTAGGCGTTGGTACGCTTGGTCGTATTATGGATGTTCTTGGTCGTCCTATCGATGAAGAAGGTCCAGTACCTACTGAAGAAAGATGGTCTATCCACCGTGAAGCGCCAAGCTATGCGGAGCAGTCAAACAGTACTGAACTGTTAGAGACTGGTATTAAAGTTATCGATCTACTTTGCCCGTTCGCTAAAGGTGGTAAAGTTGGTTTGTTTGGTGGTGCTGGTGTTGGTAAAACCGTCAATATGATGGAATTGATCAACAACATCGCTCTTAAGCATGAAGGTTTGTCAGTATTTGCTGGTGTTGGTGAGCGTACGCGTGAAGGTAATGACTTCTATCACGAAATGCAAGAAGCTGGCGTTGTAAATACTGAAGACTTTAGCAAATCTAAAGTTGCGATGGTATATGGTCAGATGAATGAGCCACCAGGTAACCGTTTACGTGTTGCACTGTCTGGTCTAACCATGGCTGAATACTTCCGTGATACCAAAGATCCTGAAACGGGTAAAGGTCGTGACGTGTTATTGTTCGTTGATAACATTTATCGTTACACGCTTGCCGGTACTGAAGTATCAGCATTGCTAGGACGTATGCCATCAGCGGTTGGTTATCAGCCAACACTAGCAGAAGAGATGGGTCTACTACAAGAGCGTATTACTTCAACTCAGTCAGGGTCAATCACTTCAGTACAAGCCGTATACGTACCTGCGGATGACTTGACGGATCCATCACCTGCAACGACGTTTGCTCACTTGGATGCGACAGTGGTACTGAGCCGTGATATCGCTTCACAGGGTATCTATCCTGCGGTTGATCCACTAGATTCAACCTCACGTCAGCTTGATCCATTAGTGATTGGCGAAGAGCTTTACAACGTTGCTCGTGGTGTGCAAGAAGTATTGCAGCGCTATAAAGAGCTTAAAGATATTATCGCTATTCTGGGTATGGATGAGCTGTCAGAAGAAGATAAACTGGTTGTTTATCGTGCGCGTAAGATTCAGCGTTTCTTATCACAGCCATTCCACGTAGCCGAAGTCTTTACTGGTGCACCTGGTAAATATGTCTCTTTGCGTGACACCATTGCTAGCTTTAAAGCCATCATCGCAGGTGAATATGATGACTTACCAGAGCAAGCATTCTATATGGCTGGTGGTATCGACGAAGTAGTGGCTAAAGCAGAAAAAATGAAAGCTGCTTCAGCGTAA
- the atpE gene encoding F0F1 ATP synthase subunit C has translation MDPVLGSSTVIAVAMLIGAGAIATGIGFALLGGKFLESVARQPELGSQLQTRMFIVAGLLDAIPMIGVGIAMLLLFANPLAG, from the coding sequence ATGGATCCAGTATTAGGTAGTTCTACAGTTATCGCAGTTGCAATGCTTATCGGCGCAGGCGCTATTGCAACAGGTATTGGCTTTGCTCTTTTAGGTGGCAAGTTCCTAGAAAGTGTTGCACGTCAGCCAGAGCTTGGTTCACAGTTGCAAACACGTATGTTTATCGTAGCAGGTCTATTGGATGCTATTCCAATGATTGGTGTTGGTATCGCGATGTTACTATTATTCGCTAACCCTCTAGCAGGTTAA
- a CDS encoding F0F1 ATP synthase subunit delta has product MADLSTLARPYAKAAFDYANEHGVVNEWENFLFIASAIVNDKSFHTLLDNPAVSAEHKSAALVDLYDTQVASASDSAFKRLLNDAKGHQNTDASYPKVSAALSNFVNQLSEQERLALLPEVYEHYRRHKALSLKQLDAYVTTAYPLTDAQREMLQTRLAASLNASVVIHESVDPSLLAGATIKVGDKVIDDSMRGKLQQLKTQLTA; this is encoded by the coding sequence ATGGCTGACTTATCAACCTTAGCACGACCCTACGCTAAAGCCGCGTTTGACTATGCCAATGAACACGGGGTGGTTAATGAATGGGAAAACTTCTTATTTATTGCCAGTGCGATTGTCAATGACAAATCGTTCCACACATTGCTAGACAATCCAGCCGTTTCTGCTGAGCATAAGTCAGCCGCTTTGGTCGATCTTTATGATACACAAGTAGCAAGCGCTAGTGATTCTGCTTTTAAGCGGTTATTAAATGACGCTAAAGGGCATCAGAATACCGACGCCAGCTACCCAAAAGTATCAGCAGCGCTTAGCAACTTCGTTAATCAGCTATCAGAACAAGAGCGTCTGGCGCTGCTTCCTGAAGTTTATGAGCATTATCGTCGTCACAAAGCGCTAAGCTTAAAACAGCTTGACGCTTATGTGACCACGGCCTATCCATTGACTGACGCACAGCGTGAGATGCTTCAAACACGTCTCGCAGCCTCACTGAATGCTAGTGTGGTGATTCATGAGTCGGTTGATCCTAGTCTTTTGGCAGGCGCTACAATCAAAGTCGGTGACAAGGTCATTGATGATTCAATGCGCGGCAAGTTACAACAGTTAAAAACACAGCTAACTGCCTAA
- the atpA gene encoding F0F1 ATP synthase subunit alpha: MQQLNPAEISNLIKQRIQDLDAGATAKNEGTIVKVSDGIVQIHGLEDAMYGEMIEFEGEIYGMALNLERDSVGAVILGDYLKLQEGQKAYCTGRILEVPVGPELLGRVVDALGNPIDGKGPINAKMTDKVEKIAPGVIDRQSVDEPVMTGYKAVDTMIPIGRGQRELIIGDRQTGKTALAIDTIIAQKTSGIKCVYVAVGQKRSTIANVVRKLEETGALEYTTVVVASASEPAALQYIAPYSGCTMGEYFRDRGEDALIVFDDLSKQAVAYRQISLLLRRPPGREAYPGDVFYLHSRLLERASRVNADYVENFTNGEVKGKTGSLTALPIIETQAGDVSAFVPTNVISITDGQIFLESSLFNSGIRPAVNAGISVSRVGGAAQTKIIKKLSGGIRTALAQYRELAAFAQFASDLDDATREQLDHGERVTELMKQKQYQPMSVAEQAAVIYASNEGFLADVPVEKIGSFEESFLRYMRDEQSELMREIDDTANYNDDIAGRLKSAVETFKQNHSY; the protein is encoded by the coding sequence ATGCAACAATTGAATCCAGCGGAAATCAGTAACCTGATTAAGCAGCGTATTCAAGACCTTGATGCGGGTGCAACTGCAAAGAATGAAGGCACGATTGTCAAAGTATCTGACGGTATCGTGCAGATTCATGGTCTTGAAGATGCCATGTACGGCGAAATGATTGAGTTTGAAGGCGAAATCTACGGCATGGCTCTAAACTTAGAGCGTGACTCCGTCGGTGCGGTGATACTAGGCGATTATCTAAAACTACAAGAAGGCCAAAAAGCCTATTGTACTGGTCGTATTCTTGAAGTGCCAGTGGGTCCTGAGTTGCTCGGCCGCGTTGTTGATGCTTTGGGTAATCCTATTGATGGCAAAGGTCCTATCAATGCCAAGATGACTGATAAAGTCGAAAAAATCGCTCCAGGCGTTATTGACCGTCAATCGGTTGATGAGCCAGTAATGACCGGTTATAAAGCGGTCGATACCATGATTCCAATCGGTCGTGGTCAGCGTGAGCTTATCATTGGTGACCGTCAGACCGGTAAAACGGCACTGGCTATCGATACCATCATCGCACAGAAAACTTCTGGTATTAAGTGTGTGTACGTAGCGGTTGGTCAAAAACGTTCTACAATTGCTAACGTCGTGCGTAAGCTTGAAGAGACAGGCGCTTTAGAATATACCACGGTTGTGGTTGCTTCTGCGTCAGAGCCAGCAGCACTACAGTACATTGCACCGTATTCAGGCTGTACGATGGGTGAATACTTCCGTGACCGCGGTGAAGATGCACTAATCGTATTTGATGACTTATCAAAACAAGCGGTAGCGTATCGTCAGATCTCACTACTACTACGTCGTCCGCCAGGCCGTGAAGCATATCCAGGTGACGTATTCTATTTACACTCACGTCTACTTGAGCGTGCCTCACGCGTCAACGCTGACTATGTAGAAAACTTCACTAATGGTGAAGTGAAAGGCAAGACGGGTTCTTTAACCGCACTACCTATCATTGAAACCCAAGCGGGTGACGTCTCTGCATTCGTACCAACCAACGTAATTTCTATTACCGATGGTCAGATTTTCTTAGAATCAAGCCTATTTAACTCAGGTATTCGTCCTGCAGTTAACGCTGGTATCTCTGTATCACGTGTTGGTGGTGCTGCTCAGACTAAGATTATCAAGAAGCTGTCAGGTGGTATTCGTACCGCACTTGCACAGTACCGAGAACTCGCAGCATTCGCGCAGTTTGCCTCAGATTTGGATGATGCCACTCGTGAACAGCTAGACCATGGTGAGCGTGTTACTGAGCTAATGAAGCAGAAACAGTACCAGCCAATGTCTGTCGCTGAACAAGCAGCGGTTATTTATGCATCAAACGAAGGTTTCTTAGCAGACGTACCAGTTGAAAAGATTGGTTCTTTTGAAGAGTCGTTCTTACGTTATATGCGTGACGAACAAAGCGAGCTGATGCGTGAGATTGATGACACTGCAAATTATAATGATGATATTGCAGGTCGTTTAAAGTCAGCAGTTGAGACTTTTAAACAAAACCACAGTTACTAA
- a CDS encoding F0F1 ATP synthase subunit B, which produces MNINFTIIGQAIAFAIFVVFCMKFVWPPLIGAINERQRKIADGLNAAEKAKADLATAEQDAEQELNAAKAKAAALIEQANKSANQLVEDAKSQAQIEGERIRQQAQASIDQEINQARESLRAQVAELSVLGAEKILQDKVDVQKHASMLDQLAAKL; this is translated from the coding sequence GTGAATATCAATTTTACCATCATCGGTCAAGCCATTGCTTTTGCAATATTTGTGGTTTTTTGCATGAAATTCGTGTGGCCACCACTTATTGGCGCCATCAATGAACGTCAGCGTAAGATTGCTGACGGCTTAAATGCCGCTGAAAAAGCAAAAGCAGACTTGGCTACCGCTGAGCAAGATGCAGAGCAGGAGCTTAATGCTGCTAAGGCGAAAGCTGCTGCACTAATTGAGCAAGCGAACAAGAGTGCCAACCAATTGGTTGAAGACGCTAAATCGCAAGCACAAATAGAAGGCGAGCGCATTCGTCAACAAGCACAAGCGTCTATCGACCAAGAAATCAATCAAGCACGCGAATCATTACGTGCTCAGGTCGCTGAACTGTCTGTGCTTGGTGCTGAAAAGATTTTGCAAGATAAAGTCGATGTGCAAAAACATGCCAGCATGTTAGACCAACTGGCGGCTAAGCTGTAA
- the atpG gene encoding F0F1 ATP synthase subunit gamma: MASLKEIRAKVTSIKSTQKITRAMQMVAASKMRRAQERMDVGRPYADSMRRVISHLVHASSDYKHPYMVTRPINTVGYIVITSDRGLAGGLNINLFKALTNSIDDYQNQSVKAEFSVIGAKGVSFFKNFGGKVTSAITDYGDNPTFEQLNSSVQAMLEDYDNGKIDRIYVVYNKFVNAMTQQPTVSQLVPLPEGTLTGEDSGMRTDLSWDYIYEPDIKTLVDGLLGRYIESIVYQAVMENIASEQSSRMVAMKAATDNAGDLINDLQLVYNKLRQAAITREISEIVGGAAAVS, translated from the coding sequence ATGGCAAGCTTAAAAGAAATACGTGCCAAAGTCACCAGTATTAAAAGCACCCAGAAAATTACTCGTGCCATGCAAATGGTAGCGGCGAGTAAGATGCGCCGTGCTCAAGAGCGCATGGACGTGGGTCGCCCGTATGCTGATAGTATGCGCCGGGTTATTTCACATTTGGTGCATGCTTCATCAGATTACAAACATCCGTATATGGTAACGCGTCCAATTAATACAGTGGGCTATATCGTTATCACCTCAGACCGTGGACTTGCGGGTGGTTTGAACATCAACTTATTCAAAGCGCTAACTAATAGTATTGATGACTATCAAAACCAGTCTGTAAAGGCTGAGTTTTCTGTTATCGGTGCTAAAGGCGTCAGCTTCTTCAAAAACTTTGGCGGTAAAGTCACCTCAGCAATCACTGACTATGGCGATAACCCCACGTTTGAACAGTTGAACTCATCTGTACAAGCGATGCTAGAGGACTATGATAACGGTAAAATTGACCGTATCTATGTGGTATATAACAAGTTTGTTAATGCCATGACCCAACAGCCGACAGTTAGTCAGTTAGTACCTTTGCCTGAGGGAACGCTTACTGGTGAAGACAGTGGTATGCGCACTGATCTTAGCTGGGATTATATCTATGAGCCTGACATCAAAACTTTGGTTGATGGCTTGCTAGGGCGCTACATTGAGTCGATTGTCTATCAAGCGGTAATGGAAAACATTGCCTCTGAACAGTCATCGCGTATGGTCGCTATGAAAGCAGCAACAGATAATGCTGGTGACCTAATTAACGATTTACAGTTGGTTTATAACAAGCTGCGTCAAGCGGCGATTACTCGAGAAATCTCGGAAATCGTTGGCGGTGCTGCTGCTGTTTCATAA